Part of the Sporosarcina sp. FSL K6-2383 genome is shown below.
CACTCGATTACCATCACACAAGTCAAGACGTGCCTCAAACGGTAACTGCTCCAACCATTTTGTTAACCGAACTGGATTCGTTAGCCCCGCCTCGTCAATATCCCTTGCAGATTCAGGTGACGTCCACAACGTCGCTACCGAAACGGCACAATACCACATGTTCACAACACTCACTCCCCTTTCATTCTACGCCTGGTAAAATGATGAGTGTCCGATTGTCTCCATCCAATTTCGCCTCTACACCAAGTGGAATCGCAAAATGCGGCTCACAATGTCCAATTTTAAATCCTTTCACAACCGGCTTGCCAAGGTCGCGCAAATAATGGTCAATGACTTCATCGAGCGTTAGTGATTCGTCCTGGTCTTTCGGCATGGCATCTGCAAAATCACCTACCACAAATCCTGCTGCATCCTCTAATTTACCCGCCATTCGCAGCTGATTGAGCAACCGATCGACACCATAAGGCTCTACACCTACATCCTCCAGCAACACTAATTTACCTTTCGTATCCACTTCAAACTTCGTCCCTATACCACTCGCCAATAAAGACAAATTCCCACCAACTAATTCACCTTGTGCGACACCACCCGACACAATTTCAAGAGGTGCAATTGCTTCTGTATAATGAAGCTCCATCGGCTCAAATAACTGTTGAAACATTTTCGCAGATAGTTCATGAAATGATTCTTTCGCGACATTCGTCGCTAGCATCGGACCATGGAACGTCACGAGATTTGAATACAATCCCATCGCAGTATGCAAAAATGTAATATCGCTAAATCCCCAAAATATTTTCGGATTTTCCTGCATCAGTTGATAATCAATTTTATCGGCAAAGCGCGCTGAACCGTAACCTCCTCTTGCACAAAAAATCCCTTTAATCGCTGGATCGGCAAACATGTCATGTAAGTCATTCAAACGCTCATCATCCGTTCCAGCGAGATAACCGTTCACATTTTTCACACTGTTCCCAAATCGCCATTGCAACCCCAAACTCTCCAAAAATGCCAATGAACGATTCAATCTCTCTTGATTCGGAGGACCTGCTGGCGCAATAATGCCAATCGTGTCCCCTTGTTGTAAACGTTGTGGTCGTATTTTCATAACTTTTCCTTCCCTTCTATAATCCTATGAGGTTCTCTTCGTTCAGTCCATCTATCACCAGTTTATCATACGCCCTCTTCCCCCGTAATTATGCCTCGCCCGATTTAACATTAAAAGAGCCTGTGAAGGAATTATTCCCTTCACAGGCCAATCTGTTACAACTTACTATTTAGCAATCGGTGTATCTTGTGTTACTTGAATATCATTCAAGTAGTAACCTGTGCCATCACCAATCGCATAGTTCAACACGCGGTTATTAACCGGTACAACCATAGAACGATACAGTGTTGGGAATACAGGTACCTCTTCCACCATTAGTGCTTGCCATTCGTTATAAATTGCTTTACGTTTTTCCACATCGAATGCCTCTTCAGAAATACCTGCAGCTAGCAAACGATCATTTTCTTCATTTTCCCAACGTGAGAAGTTATACAATACATTGCTTGCATATAATCCACTTGGGTCAACGTCAATCCCTACGCCCCATGCACCAGCATAAATGTCAATAGCAGGGTCGTCTTTTCCGCCGCTACCTACGCGGTCATAGAAGCTGTTGAACTCAAGTAAACGACCATCTAATAGTTCTACTTTCAAACCTACAGCTTCCCATGCTTGGATGTAGTACTGTGCCAATGGCTCAGCAATATCATCACCTGACATAGAAGCATAAGACATTACTAATTCGTTGCCGTCTTTATCTTCACGGAAACCATCGCCATCCACATCTGCATAGCCAGCTTCATCTAGCATTTGCTTCGCTAACTCAGGATCATACGCAGCACCTGGGTTCGTTGCATCGTGGAATTCTGGGTGGGATGGTGGAATTAACGTAGTACCAGCCCAACGTAAACCGTGATAGAATCTGTCGCCTACAGCGTTATTGTCCACTGCATGCCACATTGCTTTACGTAAATTCTTATCTGCCATTTTTGCTTCTGGGTTATATTTTACAACTTTGTTTTCTTCATCCCATGCACCTAATTTAAATCCAACATATGAATACGCACGGTCTACCGCACCAAGGAACTCAACGTTTGCCATATCTGCATTATCCGGATATTGGTTTACTGGGAAGCTACTTACTGTATCGACTTCACCTTTTTCCAATGCTTGCACAACAACGTTTGGATTGATAACTTTTAGAGTAACCGTATCAAGTCCAGGTTCTCCACGCCAGTAATCTTCGTTTTTCACATAAGTAACAGACTCACCAGGAACGATTGTGTCCACTTTAAACGGACCAAAACCGATTGGGTTCTGACGTACTTCTGGAGAAGATGAAATATCTGCTACTGCCATATCACCAAAGATATGCTTCGCAAGCGGGTACGTCCAAATTCCACCTGTGATCAATGATGGTGTTGCTTCCAAATAAGTAATTTTCAATTCTTTATCGCTGACAACTTCAATACCAGAAATCGTATCTGCTGTACCAGCGATATATTCTGCCATACCCTCAATGTTCAAGACATCTCCAGCACGTGGTCCATCATAATCAGGATGCGCTAGCACTTGGTGGGCAAATAACCAGTCTTCTGCAGTTACCGGCTGACCATCATGCCAGTTTACATTGTCTTTAATCTTGAATGTAAATGTACGACCATCTTCTGATGATTCATATGTTGCTGCACCATCATTTGTGTACACGAAGTTTGCATCCCATGTTAGGAGTCCTTCGTCAAACCACTGAAGAACTTGTGCATCCGGGTCTCCTGAATAGAAGTTAAAGTTCAAAGTTCCTTCAAATGCAGTATCCGAAACAAGACCGAATGTGAACGAACCTCCTTCGATTGCTTCACCTTCATTTGTTTTGATGTTGCTAAAATCATCGATAGAATAGAGTTTTTCGCCACTCTCTTCCTCTTTTTCCTCTTCTACTTTTGGTTTCTCTTCATCTTTCGCACCAGAATCATCTGGAGTTGCTTCTTCCGCTTTATTACAAGCAGCTAACGCGAGTAGTAAAACAAGGAGCATCGCGAACAAAACTTTACTTGCACTTTTCTTTCCAACCATATCAATCTCTCCCCTTTCTTATCCTCTTCTTTGCCTTGCGTCAGTCGCACGTTTAAGCGCTTGACCAACATTATTTATACTCAACATCAGTACTAAAATTAGTACTGATGCGGGCAACCAAATCCACCATCTAAACTCCAACGTTTGTGGGTTTCTTGCATAACTCACAAGTGTCCCAAGACTCGGTGTACTTTCCGGAAAACCAAATCCTAAAAAGGACAGGCCTGATTCCAATCCAATATTTGCCGCCAAGTTCAAGGTCATTGACACGATAATAATTGAACTTAGGTTCGGCAATACTTGTGAAAACATAATTTTAAAATTCGAGGAACCAAGCGTCTTGGAAGCCTGAACATAGTCCAGTTCCCTTTCCTGCAAAGCCTTCGAACGTATTAACCTTGCTTTTCCCATCCATAAAAAAGCGGTCATAATCAATGAAAACGTCCAGATTGAATATTTCGGCGTAATTGAACTGAATACAATAATAATCATTAGGAATGGTAGAATCATGAAAAAGTCTACCGTTCTCATTAAAATATTATCAATTGCTCCGCCAAAATAACCGGAGACTAATCCAACGAAAATTCCAAGAACGCCCGTCATAACTGTTACAAGAATCCCAATCGACAGTGAATTTCGCGTCCCAATAATCAGTTGTCCAAAAACATCACGTCCACCCTGATCCGTCCCTAACCAAAACTGCTCAGATGGAGCCTTGTGAATAGAGAACAAGTCAACTCTAACAATTTCACTTTGATCTAAAAATAGGGATATACCATAGACAAACATCATAATCAGTATAAGAAAAATTAATGACACAAGGGCCAATTTATCGCGGACAATTTCACGCCAGATAATCTGCCAACCAGATGGACTTCTATCATCACTCTGGGCATTATCAGGTAATTGAGCTATTTTCATTTCCAACCTTAATCACCTCAAAGTCTATCGAGTTATTATTTTATGCGAATGCGTGGGTCCACAATACTTAATATAATATCCGAGAGCAATGCACCTAAAATCGCAGCAACCCCAAATATGATAACTACAGCTGTCACTACGCTAAAATCACGTAATGTAATAGATTCTAAAAATAGTCGGCCCATCCCTGGATACCCAAAGATACTTTCAATAAAGACCGTCCCGCCAATTAGTCCCGTAATTTCATAGCCAAAGAAAGCAGCAATCGGCAACAACGAATTCCGTAAAATATGACGGTTATAGACGCGTGATTCAGACGCACCCTTTGCCCTCGCCGTCACAACAAATTCCTTCTGTTTTGTATCAATGATCTCACTGCGTAAATACTGAACAGTCGAAACCGTTGCAATCAGTGCCATCGACAAGGAAGGCAGCAACAAGTGTTGAATCTTACTGACTACATACTCGAATGTTCCCGGTGAAAGACCCGGCTTTACACTCCCTCCAGTAGGGAACCAACCAAGGTTAAAACCAAATATCCAAAGCATAACTAATGCAAATATAAATAACGGTGCAGCAAACCCTAGGTACGTATAACCCGTTATCAAGCGGTCACCCCATGTGTCATTAAAACGACCACTTGTAATCCCCAGAGGAATTGCAATCAGATACGTTAAGAATAATGTCATAAGAGACAACCAAAATGTATTGGCCATTCGCTGAGCGATTAACTCAGTCACTGGCATTTTAAAACGAAACGATTGTCCAAAACTTCCATCTATCACGATTCCTTTAACCCAATCCATATACTGGGTATACCAAGGATTGTCCAAACCCAGTTTGACACGCATAACTTCCATCGCTTCCGGCTTAATGCTTGGATCGATTAAACCACTTAACGCATCCCCAGGCATCATTTTTGCCAGTATAAATACTAAAATACTCAGTAACGCAAGCTGCGGAATCATAATTCCAATTCGACGTACAGTGAATTTCCACATAATTATTCACCCTCTCCCAGGCAGAGCCACTAAATGTGTGTCCGATACTGGCTGTAGGTTATAGGCCAAGCCCAAGTCATCGAAATAATCGTTATAGGACTGCTCATACTCTTGTTTTACTTGTTGGCGGAATTGTGATTGTTGCTCACGTTTTCGAGGGTCAATATCAGGAATCGCCGCAACCAATCGTTTTGAGTAGATATGCTGTGGGTTGTTAAAAATATCATCTGGTGTTCCTTCCTCAACATACCGTCCCTTATACATAATGCCAATGCGATCGCACATATGCCTAATAATTCCAAGATCATGACTAATGAAAAGATACGTTAACCCCAACTCTTTCTGAATCTCCTGCATAAAATTCAAGACTTGCGCCTGAACAGACACGTCAAGAGCTGACACAGGCTCATCCGCAATAATTAGTTTTGGTTTTAAAGCAATTGCCCGAGCAATGCCAATTCGTTGACGCTGCCCACCTGAGAATTCATGTGGGTATTTATGTATACTTTCAGGGCTTAATCCAACAAGTTCTAATAATTCCTGAACGCGTTTTCTTTCTTCAACTCTTGAAAGACTTTCATAGTTACGAAGCGGCTCAGACACAATATCGAGCACTCGCTTTTTAGGATTCAATGTAGAATAAGGATCTTGAAAAATCATCTGGATATCACGACGTGCATCCATTTTTGAACGGCGTAAATCTGTAATGTCTTGCCCCTCAAAAAGAACCTGACCCGAAGTAATTTTATTCAACCCGATGATTGCCCGTCCAGTCGTTGTTTTCCCAGATCCCGATTCACCAACAAGTCCGTATGTCTTTCCTTTTTCAATCGACAACGACACACCATCAACTGCTCGAACGTGATCGACAGTTCTGCCCAGTATGCCACCGTGAATAGGGAAGTGGACTTTTAAATCTTTGACTTCAAGAAACGACATGGCGCTGATCCTCCTTGCTTTTTTCAGGGAAGGTAAAATGCTGATAACAAGTACAGCGTACAAAATGACCCGGACTGACTTCATGTAGGGCTGGATTCTTTTCATGTACCGAGCTGTCTATCCATGGAATTCTTGGACTAAAACGACAACCTTCACGCTCTAACTTTTGCAGAGATGGAACAATTCCCTCAATGACATGGAGTTCAGATTGGATTTCACTCGCATGTGGCACGGAATTCAATAATGATCTAGTGTAAGGGTGCAACGGATTTTCGAACAGCGTATAGACATCTGCAATTTCAACAATTTGTCCTGCATACATCACAGCCACCCGGTCTGCCATCTCAGCAACAACCGCTAAATCATGTGTAATAAGAATAATCCCTGCTTGGCTATCCTCTTTTAACTCTTTCAATAAATCGAGGATTTGCGATTGAATTGTAACATCGAGTGCAGTCGTTGGTTCATCCGCAATAAGTAACTCCGGCTCGTTAGCAATCGCCATCGCAATAACGACCCGTTGCCTCATCCCACCCGATAATTCATGTGGAAATTGGTCATACGTAAATTCCGGACGGACAATTCCGACCTTATTCAGTAAGTCGATGACTCTCTTTTTTCGATCATTTTTTGAAAGCTTTGGATTGTGGATGTAAATAATTTCACCAATTTGGTCACCAATAATCATTAACGGATTCAACGCAGAAAGTGAGTCTTGAAAAATCATGCCCATTTCCTTCCCGCGTAATTCATTCAATTTTGCAGGTGAAATGTTGGCAATATTATGATTTTTAAAACGAATATTACCTTCTACTTTTGCCTTGTTATGAAGACCCATTATCGAAAATGCTAATGCACTTTTCCCGCAGCCCGATTCTCCAACAATTGCCAACAACTCGTTTTTTCCAACCGTCAATGATACACCGTCAACCGCCGCATAGTAGTCATCTTTAATCCGAAATGATGTGCGTAGATTTTCAATTTCCAATACTGGGTTTCCCATGATGACTTCCTCCTTGCATTATGCCAACTGCAAACTATTAATATAAAATTTTCTGATTAATCACTCGCCCCAATATACTATACAATTTATTGTATGACAATACTGTTTTTTTAGAATATCAAATTTATTGAATATTTCACGTATTACAATTTGATTACAAACCTTGCTATGAAAGCGTTTCGCAAACCGTAACATTCTAAATAATATTTCGGAAAATTAATTAATTTTTCTTTTGAAATACAAAAAAGACCCCTTCTCAATTCGAAAAGGAATCTGTTCTTCTGTTTTCCGTCTAGATTACCTAACTATTTGTCGAGTTTGTTGCAGATGATGCTGCCATAGCCGCCATTGTCGCAGCCATCACAGCTTGTTGCGCCTGCAAAATCAATTCCACAGATGTCACAAGGCTAACCGTTGCTTCTTCAACATTCTCCGTTAATTCATGCATACTATAACCAATGCCTATTGACAAGGCCATCTCACGATTCCATCTAAAAAGCTTAGATTCTTCTAACGCGTGCGTCAATTCGACAATCTTTTTTAGTTCAGCATCTGCAACTCCAAATACAGTCAGAAAACCAATCATCGGATAATGAACGGGACGTACTTTAGTATCCCGCTTGAAATGAGCAAGTACTTCTACCGCGCGAGATACAAGAATTGGATTGAACTCATTGTGTACATACGTCATAACTTGCGACAACCATTGAAGTTCATTGCCTGAACGGAATCCTTCTGTACGCAGTGCATCGTAATAAGTACGCATCGACTTGGCATGTTCAATCGGATTAGCGCCCCTTTTGCCGAGCAATACCGCGTAAGCATAATCATCGTCAGACGTAAGAAAGAAATGTTGTTTTTTCATAGCATCGTATAGTTTTTTGGCTTGCCACGCTTCAGTTTCATAATGTGCTTGGTTGCTCGTCATTAGGAGTGCAGCTAAATACGAATGGATGGTATTGCGAAAACCGACACCCTTTAAAACTTGCTGCTTTTCAAATAAACGATCTACTTCTTCGTCAATGACCATTCCCGGCTGATTAAGAAATGCCGCCATCATAGGCAAAAGATTGCCACGCAACGGAGAAAGCCAGCCTGTCCTACTTTTCAAAGCGTCCATTGCCCGGTTTAGGCTAACCGCATCGAATTCGCGCTCGGACGTGACATAATACGAAGTAATTGTCAGCACAACGGCCTTGTCCACCGCCCAACCTGCCAATGATTTCACTTTGTCATATGTCGTTTCGACATCTTGCCTAATCGCATACGCATCCAATCCGACCAACTCCTTTTATATATGTACGACCCACGAAAGAAAAAGTTTCACTTGAATCCATGGAGATCCAAATTCCTCTTGGCGAACTCAGTGATAATTGCTATGCTAACAATACTTTAAATGAATAGGATGATGCTAGAATGAGCGAGCTAAAAACAATTCAACGTACACATTCTTTCCAATCGAAAAAGACGTTACAACAACAACTTCACACACTTGGAATTCAGGCAGGTGACAATATCATCGTTCATGCTTCGCTCCAGTCGATGGGTTGGATTGCGGGAGGCGCGCAGGCTGTCGTTGAGGCACTGATGGAAACAATCACTTCTAACGGAACAATCATTATGCCCGCGCAATCTGCTGATAATTCGGAGCCCTCTAACTGGAGAAACCCACCTGTTCCAGAAGAATGGTATGAGTATATCCGACAATCACTTCCAGCCTATAATCCGCATCTTTCCAATTTACGCGGCATGGGAAAAATTGCAGAGTGTTTCCACCGTCATCCCGCGACCATTCGAAGTGCTCACCCTGTCCACTCCTTCATGGCATGGGGCCGACATGCGGAGGACTGGATGGCCGAGCATTTCTTGCACGACTCATTTGGCATGACTTCACCACTTGGAAAGATGTTTAACGCCGATGTAAAAATTGTGATGATTGGTGTCGATTACGATACATGCACCGCCCTTCATCTGGCTGAATACCGTGCACCTGGGCTAACGACTGCCCCAGACGGTACGGCTATGCTGCAAAATGGCGAACGGGTTTGGGCTACCTACGACATGGCACATTTGGACTCTGATATTTTCCCAGATCTTGTCGAGACATTTGCGAAGGCGAATCCTAATGTAGGCATCGACGGTTTATTGGGACAAGCTACTTGTAAAATTATGCCGATGAAACCACTGATTGAATTCGGAACGGACTGGATAGCGAAGAAAAGAATAGCAAAGGCTAGTACTGAAGATTAAAGTCTGGTGGAAACTTGGCTACCTTTTTCACAAGCTGAACTACGCATAAGAAGCGCCTCCCCACATGTGGAGAGGCGCTTCTTCAGCTATAGACCTCTTTTTCTGCCGCCTTTACCAATGCTGCCACCTTCGATAAATCTCGGCGATGAAAAGCATCTACAATGGCACTTCCTACAATAACGCCATCGGCAAAAGCACCAATTGTTCGAACCTGTTCTGGTGTCGAAATACCGAATCCCGCCAATACCGGGACTGGACTCACTGCTTTTAATCCTTCCAAATGTACTTGAAGATCATCGCCGAAACCATCGCGAACACCAGTAATGCCATTGACCGTCACTGCGTAAATGAAACCTTCACCCTCGGCTGTAATTTTCTTTATCCGCTCCGGTGGACTCGTCAGCGATACAAGTTGAATAAGAGCAATGTCAGAATCCGCTAGTGCATCCCGTAACAAATCACTTTCCTCCAGCGGCAAATCCGGAACGATAAGTCCACGAACACCACTGTTGCCGCAATCCTTGACGAATTCAGAGATGCCGTAACTTAAAATAGGATTCAAATAGCTCATGATCACCAGTGGAACCGTCACCTCATCGATAAACAAAGTAAGTTCTTTCAATACTTTACGAAGCGTTATCCCATGAGCAAGTGCCCGTTCCCCAGCCTCTTGAATGACCGGACCATCCGCCACTGGATCAGAAAATGGAATGCCAAGCTCAATCGCTGTCACCCCTGCTTCCTGAAGGAATAAAATCTGCTCCTTCAAAGCCGTTACTCCGCCGTCCCCCGCCATAATATACGGGACAAACGCTTTATTCCCACGCTCAGTACAAGCATTGATGGCATTTACTAGAATCGTTTTCGTCATTTCACTCCACCTCCCAAAGCATCGCGCACCGTTTGAACGTCTTTATCGCCACGTCCTGATAGACAAATGACAAGTATTTCTTCCTCGCTCATTCGACCTGCTAACTCGACTGCATACTGTATAGCATGCGCACTTTCCAAAGCCGGAATAATTCCCTCCAATTTCGCCAACAGCTGTAAGCCTTCTAATGCACCTGTATCCGTCACCGCGGTATACCTCACACGTCCGATATCGTGCAAATGACAATGCTCCGGACCCACGGCAGGATAATCAAGCCCGGCAGAAATCGAATGCGCTTCCTGTATAAATCCATCCTCATCCTGTAAAATATACATATATGCTCCGTGCAAAACACCCTCTTTGCCATCCGCAATTGCAGCAGCATGAAGTCCCGTTGCCAAGCCACTGCCGGCTGCTTCCACTCCGTACAATGCTACTTCTTCATCATCCAAAAACGGATGGAACATACCAATCGCGTTGCTCCCTCCACCAATGCACGCCACAATTGCATCTGGCAGACGGCCTGTCTTTTCCACGACTTGCCTTCTCGTTTCCACACCAATGACACGTTGGAAATCGCGAACAATTTTTGGGAAAGGATGTGGTCCTAGAGCTGAACCCAAAATATAATGGGTATCCTCCACATTGGCCACCCAGTAACGCAACGCCTCATTAACCGCATCCTTGAGCGTTCCGCCACCTTTATCAACCGAAACGACCTTCGCACCAAGCAATTCCATACGGAAAACATTCAATTCCTGCCTACGAATATCTTCGGCCCCCATGAAAATAACACATTCCAGGTCAAACAATGCACAAACTGTTGCCGTTGCCACGCCGTGCTGCCCCGCGCCGGTTTCCGCCACAATCTTCTTTTTACCCATGCGTACGGCAAGCAACGCCTGCCCGATGGTATTATTAATTTTATGGGCACCTGTATGATTCAGGTCTTCCCGTTTCAAGTAGATCTTCGCGCCACCTGCCAGCCTCGTAAGTCTCTCCGCGAAATAAAGTGGCGTTTCACGCCCAACAAAATCCTTTAAATAATGATTCACTTCATCCATGAAAGCTGGATCTGCGATTGCCTCCTCATACGCCTTCTCCAATTCCAGCAACGCCGTCATTAATGTTTCCGGCACAAATTGCCCACCAAACTTCCCGTAGCGACCTACCTTCAATTCCTTTACCATCACAATCGCCCCTCATCCTTAACCGCTTGAATAAATGCACGAATCAAGTGGCTATCTTTTCGCTTCATACTTTCGACGCCACTCGACACATCCACCATATATGGCTGCACACGCCGAATCGCATCCCCCACATTTTCCACATTTAAACCACCTGCAAGAATAACCCGATCTGCTTGTATACCAACATTGTTCATCAGCGCCCAATCGAAGGTCATACCACTACCACCTTTAAAATCCGTTCCTGGTGTATCAAACAAATAATAATCCGCCTCATACTGTGTAGCACGCTTCACATCTTCATCACTGTGAACTGATACTACTTTAATAGAAGGAAGTCCGACTTTTTTGATAAATTCTGCACTTTCATCTCCGTGAAATTGGATAATATCGAGCGGCACTTGTCGATACGTCTCCTCTACTTCTTCGGTCGAAGCATTGACGAATACCCCGATTTTTAGAACCCCAGATGGAATATCACGTGCTAACACTTGCGCTTCATCTATCGTCACTCGTCGCCGGCTAGGAGCAAAAACGAATCCAATGGCATCTGCTCCGGCATCAACTGCCACTTTGACATGCTCTTGCTCCATCAATCCACAAATTTTCACTTTCGTCATCGAGCAACCCCCTGCGTAGCAACTTGTAGTGACTGAATAGCCGCCGCAACCGAGTCACTGCGCATCAATGATTCACCAACAAGCACTGCGCTAGCTCCAACTTTCGATACACGCAACGCGTCTTCTGCTTGCCAAATACCACTTTCACTAATCAAAACGCGCTCTTCATGGAACGGAAATAGCGCCGCAATTTCTTCAGTCCTCTGCAAATCCACCTCAAATGTTCGGAGATCCCGATTATTGACACCGATCAGCTTGGCATCTAGCGCAAGCGCACGTTTTAATTCCGCCTCGTCATGTACTTCTATAAGCACTTCGAGACCGGCTGCCAATGCATACGCATAAAGCGTGGACAATTCTTCATCGGTAAGTGCTGCTACAATGAGCAAAATCACCGAGGCACCTGCATTTTTTGCACGGTCGATTTGTACGCTGTGAATCATGAAATCCTTGCATAGTAGCGGAATTGAAACAGCATCTGCAACCGCCGCTAGGTCTTCAAATGAACCTTTGAAAAAGTGAGCATCCGTTAGAACCGAAATGCATGCCGCATTAGATTTTTCATAAATAATCGCCTGTGCAACGGGATCAGCGCCTTCCGCTATTAACCCCTTTGAAGGTGAAGCACGCTTCATTTCCGCAATGACCTGCAAATGCTCCGACTGATATAATTTGTCGAATAAAGACGGGCGCGATGGTTGATTTTCTTGTTGAATAGTTTGTTGTGTTAACAGCTGCTGCACTTCATGATGCTTCTGTTGTAGAATTTTATCTAAAATAGTCATTTCGCCACCGACCTTTGCCCGATTTGTTCGCTAAATGCCACGACTGCTTGTAATTTTTCTAACGCCCTTCCCGATAAAATACTATCCGTCGCCAGCTTAACTCCTTCTTGTATCGTCCCTGCTTGCCCATTAGCAAACAATCCGATTCCGGCATTGAAGACAATCGTATCGAAATGCGGACCGCGTTGCCCTTGAAAAACAGTACGGATAATGGCCGCATTCTCTTTAGCATTTCCCCCACGGATAGCTGACGCCGGAGCGGTTGTCAATCCAACATCCTCTGCTGTCAATGAAAACGGAATCAAGTCGCCTTTATCCAACAAAACAAAAATATTTTGCCCCGCGAGCGACGCCTCATCCATACCACCTGCACCCGATACGACAATCGCACGTTCCCTACCAAGCATTCGTAAAACCGTTGCATAATCCATTGTGAAATCAGGGCGATTAATGCCTGTAAACTGTGTTTTTAATGGAATCGGATTGGTCAAAGGACCCACTAAGTTGAAGATGGTAGGCTTACCAATTTGCTGCCGAATGGCGCCAATCCGTTTCATTTTCGGATGAAC
Proteins encoded:
- a CDS encoding ABC transporter ATP-binding protein translates to MGNPVLEIENLRTSFRIKDDYYAAVDGVSLTVGKNELLAIVGESGCGKSALAFSIMGLHNKAKVEGNIRFKNHNIANISPAKLNELRGKEMGMIFQDSLSALNPLMIIGDQIGEIIYIHNPKLSKNDRKKRVIDLLNKVGIVRPEFTYDQFPHELSGGMRQRVVIAMAIANEPELLIADEPTTALDVTIQSQILDLLKELKEDSQAGIILITHDLAVVAEMADRVAVMYAGQIVEIADVYTLFENPLHPYTRSLLNSVPHASEIQSELHVIEGIVPSLQKLEREGCRFSPRIPWIDSSVHEKNPALHEVSPGHFVRCTCYQHFTFPEKSKEDQRHVVS
- the opp4B gene encoding oligopeptide ABC transporter permease, with product MWKFTVRRIGIMIPQLALLSILVFILAKMMPGDALSGLIDPSIKPEAMEVMRVKLGLDNPWYTQYMDWVKGIVIDGSFGQSFRFKMPVTELIAQRMANTFWLSLMTLFLTYLIAIPLGITSGRFNDTWGDRLITGYTYLGFAAPLFIFALVMLWIFGFNLGWFPTGGSVKPGLSPGTFEYVVSKIQHLLLPSLSMALIATVSTVQYLRSEIIDTKQKEFVVTARAKGASESRVYNRHILRNSLLPIAAFFGYEITGLIGGTVFIESIFGYPGMGRLFLESITLRDFSVVTAVVIIFGVAAILGALLSDIILSIVDPRIRIK
- a CDS encoding ABC transporter permease encodes the protein MKIAQLPDNAQSDDRSPSGWQIIWREIVRDKLALVSLIFLILIMMFVYGISLFLDQSEIVRVDLFSIHKAPSEQFWLGTDQGGRDVFGQLIIGTRNSLSIGILVTVMTGVLGIFVGLVSGYFGGAIDNILMRTVDFFMILPFLMIIIVFSSITPKYSIWTFSLIMTAFLWMGKARLIRSKALQERELDYVQASKTLGSSNFKIMFSQVLPNLSSIIIVSMTLNLAANIGLESGLSFLGFGFPESTPSLGTLVSYARNPQTLEFRWWIWLPASVLILVLMLSINNVGQALKRATDARQRRG
- the opp4A gene encoding oligopeptide ABC transporter substrate-binding protein, with product MVGKKSASKVLFAMLLVLLLALAACNKAEEATPDDSGAKDEEKPKVEEEKEEESGEKLYSIDDFSNIKTNEGEAIEGGSFTFGLVSDTAFEGTLNFNFYSGDPDAQVLQWFDEGLLTWDANFVYTNDGAATYESSEDGRTFTFKIKDNVNWHDGQPVTAEDWLFAHQVLAHPDYDGPRAGDVLNIEGMAEYIAGTADTISGIEVVSDKELKITYLEATPSLITGGIWTYPLAKHIFGDMAVADISSSPEVRQNPIGFGPFKVDTIVPGESVTYVKNEDYWRGEPGLDTVTLKVINPNVVVQALEKGEVDTVSSFPVNQYPDNADMANVEFLGAVDRAYSYVGFKLGAWDEENKVVKYNPEAKMADKNLRKAMWHAVDNNAVGDRFYHGLRWAGTTLIPPSHPEFHDATNPGAAYDPELAKQMLDEAGYADVDGDGFREDKDGNELVMSYASMSGDDIAEPLAQYYIQAWEAVGLKVELLDGRLLEFNSFYDRVGSGGKDDPAIDIYAGAWGVGIDVDPSGLYASNVLYNFSRWENEENDRLLAAGISEEAFDVEKRKAIYNEWQALMVEEVPVFPTLYRSMVVPVNNRVLNYAIGDGTGYYLNDIQVTQDTPIAK
- a CDS encoding ATP-binding cassette domain-containing protein — encoded protein: MSFLEVKDLKVHFPIHGGILGRTVDHVRAVDGVSLSIEKGKTYGLVGESGSGKTTTGRAIIGLNKITSGQVLFEGQDITDLRRSKMDARRDIQMIFQDPYSTLNPKKRVLDIVSEPLRNYESLSRVEERKRVQELLELVGLSPESIHKYPHEFSGGQRQRIGIARAIALKPKLIIADEPVSALDVSVQAQVLNFMQEIQKELGLTYLFISHDLGIIRHMCDRIGIMYKGRYVEEGTPDDIFNNPQHIYSKRLVAAIPDIDPRKREQQSQFRQQVKQEYEQSYNDYFDDLGLAYNLQPVSDTHLVALPGRG
- a CDS encoding LD-carboxypeptidase gives rise to the protein MKIRPQRLQQGDTIGIIAPAGPPNQERLNRSLAFLESLGLQWRFGNSVKNVNGYLAGTDDERLNDLHDMFADPAIKGIFCARGGYGSARFADKIDYQLMQENPKIFWGFSDITFLHTAMGLYSNLVTFHGPMLATNVAKESFHELSAKMFQQLFEPMELHYTEAIAPLEIVSGGVAQGELVGGNLSLLASGIGTKFEVDTKGKLVLLEDVGVEPYGVDRLLNQLRMAGKLEDAAGFVVGDFADAMPKDQDESLTLDEVIDHYLRDLGKPVVKGFKIGHCEPHFAIPLGVEAKLDGDNRTLIILPGVE